The stretch of DNA GGCATAATTAAACAGTCCCCTTATATAAATAGTCAAAATACTAGGACGTTATAACTTCCGTTCTTTTTAACTGTTATTCACCGCCCCGCCTTGAGTTATGCCATGTAAGCTTTCAAAGCCCTGGGTTGTTTTGATATGTAACCGCGGATATGCCAGGGTAATACCTGCAGCCTGGAAGTACTCCAAAATTACCCGCCGGAATTCTCTTCCTAAAAACCAGTAGTGCGCGGGCTCAACCACAGCTACCAATGTGAACACCACTCCCCGCTCATCCTTGTTGATATCCGTAATGCCATAAATCTGGGGTGGTTCAACAAAAGAGCCGTTTTCCTGCTTGATCAGCTTATCGGCGTGGGTGCTGGTGATATTCTGACAAACTTTCTCCAGCGTCCTGATTACGCCTTGCAGATCTTCCTCAAAGGGTACCGAAACTGAGACTACGGTACGCAAATGGCCGCGGTTATAGTTTTTGACCGTTTTAATTTCCGAATTGGCAATATAAAATTTTTTACCGCTCCATTCCCTGATAGTGGTCATCCGCAAACCCAATTCCTCCACTGTTCCGGATACCTGGTCGTTGACTTCGATAAAATCGCCCACATGGAACTGGTCTTCAAACATGATAAAAAACCCCGTAATAATGTCCTTGACCAGGTTTTGGGCGCCAAAACCAACAGCCAAACCCACTATACCGGCACTGGCCAGCATGGGCGTAATGTTGATATCAAAAACGGCCAGCAAGGTAAGAACTGACACAATATAGATAACATAGCGGGTTCCTGAAAGCAGCAGCGTCTTTAATGTATTGGCTTTATTAAAATC from Desulfoscipio gibsoniae DSM 7213 encodes:
- a CDS encoding mechanosensitive ion channel family protein — its product is MRKIFIDFWQEQYRLILEYININFQFLLAKLLYAGVILFITYLLLKLRVTLVNKIFERPTSDFNKANTLKTLLLSGTRYVIYIVSVLTLLAVFDINITPMLASAGIVGLAVGFGAQNLVKDIITGFFIMFEDQFHVGDFIEVNDQVSGTVEELGLRMTTIREWSGKKFYIANSEIKTVKNYNRGHLRTVVSVSVPFEEDLQGVIRTLEKVCQNITSTHADKLIKQENGSFVEPPQIYGITDINKDERGVVFTLVAVVEPAHYWFLGREFRRVILEYFQAAGITLAYPRLHIKTTQGFESLHGITQGGAVNNS